Below is a genomic region from Rhodohalobacter sp. 614A.
ACGAATAGTTTTTAACCGTAGCATGCTAAGAGATCAGATAAAATAAATCTACACACGGAAAAATCGGCCATTCAGCCTGTTTTCCTTCAGAACAAAACACCTTAATAAGAGAGGAAAAATATGGTAAACTTATTTTATTGTTTGTTGATGTTATCATCAGTGATTTTAGGGATCCTATCACTTGTATTCAGTAAAGGTGCATCCTTAAATACTATTATTATGGTTACTGGTTCAATTCTTGTAATCGGTCTGTCGATAATAGGGATGATTAAAAAAACTTCATCTCCGGGCAAAACAATCATTTTTATAGGCATCTTTCTAACTATTTGGCCAATCATAGGTTTGGCTTCTCAATATATTAGTATGTCGTTAGGTATCTGGGAAATTATCTTAGGTCTTTCAATTATACTTACCGCCTTTATTCCTACCCAAATCTTTCGGGCACCTTTTATTTCTGCAATTGACCGAAGCGGCGATACACTAACCACAGTGAGCAATATCAAATGCAAGAACGATGATATTGTAGTTAAAGCCGTTTTACTTGGCTCGATGCCCTCTACCATCATTATTAAACCTGAAGAACTATGGAAAATGCTTGGTTTGATAGAAAACAATGTCTTATCAAATATAATCAGATTGCTCTTCATTGGCTGGAAACGTACACGAAAAACAACTGATAATAAATAAAAACAAGAGGGTGATCCTTAGGATATAATGTTGCAAAACATTGCTAAACCAACTGCTTATGGAAGCAAAAGGACTTGGGCAAGATTATGAAAGCAGACTTGCTATGAATAGCTGGGTTATAAATCAATATGTAGTACAGGTAATTTTTAAAAATTGAAATAATATGAAACGATTAGAAAACAAAGTAGCCATTATTACGGGAGCAGCCAGTGGTTTTGGAGCAGCCGATGCCAGATTATTTGCCAAAGAAGGCGCTAAAGTAGTACTTACCGATATCGATGAGGAAAACCTAAATCAGGTAACTGACGGAATAACTCAAGAGAACGGTGAAGCAATGTGTGTAATCCTGGATGTTACCTCGCCAGACGATTGGCAAAAGGTTGTGAACAAAACAACGGCTGAGTTTGGTGGCATTGATATTTTGGTTAACAACGCAGGGATAGCCTCTCAGGCTCCTTTTTTAGAAAGTAACTATGAGACTTACAAAAAAATAATCGATGTCAACCTTAACAGTCATTACCTGGGTATTATGGCGGTAGCGCCTTCAATGATAGAACGTAAAGGTGGTTCTATTATCAATATGTCGTCTACTGTTGGTATGGTTGCCCTCCCTGGTGGAGATCCGGGGTATACTACTTCAAAAGGAGGAAGCCGTGCACTTACCAAACAAGCAGCGGCAGAGCTGATAGGCTTTAATATCCGTGTTAATTCTATTCATCCCGGACTTTTTAAAACGGCAATGACTAAGAACCAGGGCTTGCTTGATAATCCAGAAATATATAGTCAATTAACACAGGCAATTCCCATCAAACGGTTTGGTGAACCGGAAGAAATAGCCAATGTTGCGTTGTTCTTGGCCAGTGACGAATCTTCATACATGGTTGGTTCAGAACTGGTCGTGGACGGTGGATTAATTGTCATATAATTGAAGTATGTATATCGGGAGAACAAGAGAAAAGAAAATGCTACCTATAGGTAGGAAAGCTTCGGGCGGATAATCTTACTGCTAAAGGCAAATATATTCGAGTACGCTGAACGGAACATTAACTCATAATAAAGAAAGACAAAAATTACGTTTTTATTAATCTAAATTTAAAATCATGAATAAGATTGAATTACTTAAACAAATTTACGAGAACCAGGCACTCGACCCTGCTACTTTGCATCCAGATTTTACACTCCATTCGTATGGGAATAACTTACTGGCTGGTGAGTTTAGTAACATAGAAGATGTGGTAAAACACCTCAAAGCTATTTATGAATTAACGAACAATACCTTTGAGGAAAAACCATTTAACTTTCTTGCAGATGATAATTTCGGCATGGTTTCACATCGCATGACCGGCGAAAGAAACGGCAAAAAACTGGATGCCGGGGGCTTTGGCCTCTGGCGATTTAAGGATGGGCTCATTATTGACCACTGGGAAATTACTACCGATCCTGACCACTGGGATGATTTCTGGTCATAAAATAATTAATCAATAAGGAACTTTTGCCGGTTTAGCTGTCTCAAAACCTCCAAAGTGCTGGTTATTCGAATCAGGATAATCAAAAAATGCTCTCGTAGAAAGCTGCGGGGTCAAATTGCGGCTCATGCTGTCAGATCTTGGTTAGCAGACATCTTAAAATCGGCCTGACTCGGTTTTAGTAATTAAAAAAGTTCTGGATACCGTCAATATCCAGAACTTTCAGCCATATTATGAATGGCATGCTTATCTATCTATCAATGGTGCAATAGATATAGTATTCCAGCTACGGAATTTTTTTATTTATTGAAAATTTTAAAACCATTGGTCTTCTATTAAGACTCCCTCCTTGAAAATTTAGGAACATAGGCCTCTTGCTGACGACCAGATTTTATGAACAAAATTTGGAAAAAAAGATAAGCAAGCGAATCGTTTACCTTATAAAAATCTACTATTTAATAAAATAGTAAGAAAACAGACGTAAGGCTGGAAAGGTAAAATGAAATGCATAGATATTTACTTTTTAAGGCTCTCAAAAAAGCCCCATCATTACCATAAGCAATCCATTGATTTATGTTTCGATCTTGATTTGAAACCTTTGTACCGTCTTGTAACCTTCTTCCAAATTCTTGTGGTTAATTTTTTTCTACAATATATTAATATTTGTATGATTTATCATTTAAATATAAAGTCAATGAAAGCACTTATAATCCCTTTTCTTATATCTTTTTTAATAACAAACCATCTTAAAGTTACTGATGTTGACACTTTAAGCGTCTTTAGTAAATCTATGGATAGGAATATTCCAGTTGCTGTAGTACTCCCTTCACATTATTCAGAGTCTGAAAAAAAATATCCTGTTTTGTACTTGTTACATGGTGCTAATGGAAATTTCACGAGCTGGCTCAATTCACCACCCAACAAAAGTACTGTCCACAAATTATCTGATCAATATCAGGTAATAATTGTATTACCAGATGGAGGAAAAAGAAGTTTTTATTTTGACAGTCCTAATATTCCCGATAGTCAATATTCCACCTTTATTGCTAAGGAACTTCAGACTTATATTGATTCAAACTACCGGACTTTTAAAAAAAAAGAGGGCAGACTCATTGCAGGTTTATCTATGGGTGGGCATGGTGCTTTTTATATAGCTTCGGAGTATCCTGAACTTTATACCGCAGCAGCAAGCATGAGTGGGGTTATGAACCTTGATACTAAAACCTGGATGGTTCCTGACAGCCTTGCAGAAGAATACACTTCCTATTTGAAAGTGCTATTAGGGCCAGTAAAAAACACTAACCAACATTTTTTCGAATCCTCTATAATAGGACGAGTAAATAAACTTAAAGCAGGTGGGATTTATCTATCCTTTGACTGCGGAACCGAAGATTTTCTTATTGAAACCAACAGAAATTTACATGCCAGATTATTGGATCAAAAAGTCCCTCATGTGTATATAGAAAAGAATGGGGATCATTCCTGGGAATACTGGCAGAATTCTCTTCCATTTCATATGCTTTATTTTTATGGCATTTTGAAAAAAAATGGAACCACAGTAGTAGATGAATAAAAAGGATTCAATTCCCTTATTCTATTTTTCATGTTGCCAGATCCACAAGCCTTTTAAAACTGATCAGTTCTGAAAGATGAAGCAGGTAACCCCGCTCTATTATACAACGAGGCATCCGGGCAATTTTCAAATCCATACCTTACAGCTGTAGGTATTCCAATATTATTGGACCATACGGTAATAGTGCTGTCGTTACTTATCTCAGCTTCTGCAGGATAAAATAGATTGTCTTCCCCTGCAATGCTAAAGCCGGTCAAGGTTTTCCCATAGCTAACCAACCCACCAAAAAAATTGGTAAATGTCAGTTCTGCCTTCCCGCTATCATTAATAGTCATTTTTTTAAATATGGGTCCCGATGTACTTAATTCCTCAAAACCATATTCATTTGTCAGAGCCCACAATGAAAGCCTTTCTCCCACTTCTTTCTTCCGGCCGGGATGGATATCGTAACAGTTTCCCAAGTCAATTGTTGAAGCCATCCCGGTATTTGGAACATTCCGGGCAGTTTCTAACTGAGCTTCTCTGAGATAGGCTGAATTTTCTCCTTTATAATTGAAGGGAGCAATTTCTACAAAATAAAAAGGTAATTTCTCATCGCTCCAAAGTTCTCGCCAAAAACGTATGAGTTCGGGAAAAAGAAGCTTGTACTGACTGGCATCAGCAACATTTGATTCTCCCTGGTACCATATTACTCCTTTTATACTGTATGGCACAATAGAATAAAACATGCCATTATACAACAGTGTCGGTTCTTTATGTTCCCATTCATCCGGTACCTGATCAGAAATTTTTAATTCAGGAAATGATCTTAAATGATTTTTATCTATCCACGCTTCAACTTTTGAACCTCCATAGGCATCTACAATTACTCCAACGGGAGCATTAGTTGCGTCAGATATCTCCCTGGCAAAAAAGTATGCTGTTGCACTATAATCCCAAACATTTTCAGTATCGATTTCTTTCCATTCACCTACAATATCTGCTAAAGGAAATGTACTGGCTTTGCGGTTTACATAAAAAATTCTAATTCCACTATTATTGGCGTGCACCTGTACATCTTTTCTCACTCCAACCGGAATGTTCGCGTATGTTCGAAGAGGTCTATCCATATTTGATTGTCCTCCGGCAAGCCAAACTTCGCCTATCATTATATTTGATAAATTTACAGACGTACTTCCTTTTACTTTCAGTTCATAAGGCCCACCGGATTTTGGAGTTGAAATATAGGTCATCC
It encodes:
- a CDS encoding nuclear transport factor 2 family protein, producing MNKIELLKQIYENQALDPATLHPDFTLHSYGNNLLAGEFSNIEDVVKHLKAIYELTNNTFEEKPFNFLADDNFGMVSHRMTGERNGKKLDAGGFGLWRFKDGLIIDHWEITTDPDHWDDFWS
- a CDS encoding SDR family NAD(P)-dependent oxidoreductase translates to MKRLENKVAIITGAASGFGAADARLFAKEGAKVVLTDIDEENLNQVTDGITQENGEAMCVILDVTSPDDWQKVVNKTTAEFGGIDILVNNAGIASQAPFLESNYETYKKIIDVNLNSHYLGIMAVAPSMIERKGGSIINMSSTVGMVALPGGDPGYTTSKGGSRALTKQAAAELIGFNIRVNSIHPGLFKTAMTKNQGLLDNPEIYSQLTQAIPIKRFGEPEEIANVALFLASDESSYMVGSELVVDGGLIVI
- a CDS encoding sialate O-acetylesterase, which produces MPSIFSNGMVLQQNDDVAIWGFDKPGQEIHVSGSWGHEATANVDSEGKWMTYISTPKSGGPYELKVKGSTSVNLSNIMIGEVWLAGGQSNMDRPLRTYANIPVGVRKDVQVHANNSGIRIFYVNRKASTFPLADIVGEWKEIDTENVWDYSATAYFFAREISDATNAPVGVIVDAYGGSKVEAWIDKNHLRSFPELKISDQVPDEWEHKEPTLLYNGMFYSIVPYSIKGVIWYQGESNVADASQYKLLFPELIRFWRELWSDEKLPFYFVEIAPFNYKGENSAYLREAQLETARNVPNTGMASTIDLGNCYDIHPGRKKEVGERLSLWALTNEYGFEELSTSGPIFKKMTINDSGKAELTFTNFFGGLVSYGKTLTGFSIAGEDNLFYPAEAEISNDSTITVWSNNIGIPTAVRYGFENCPDASLYNRAGLPASSFRTDQF
- a CDS encoding alpha/beta hydrolase; the protein is MKALIIPFLISFLITNHLKVTDVDTLSVFSKSMDRNIPVAVVLPSHYSESEKKYPVLYLLHGANGNFTSWLNSPPNKSTVHKLSDQYQVIIVLPDGGKRSFYFDSPNIPDSQYSTFIAKELQTYIDSNYRTFKKKEGRLIAGLSMGGHGAFYIASEYPELYTAAASMSGVMNLDTKTWMVPDSLAEEYTSYLKVLLGPVKNTNQHFFESSIIGRVNKLKAGGIYLSFDCGTEDFLIETNRNLHARLLDQKVPHVYIEKNGDHSWEYWQNSLPFHMLYFYGILKKNGTTVVDE